The Archangium primigenium genomic interval AAGGGGCCGCTGGTGCTCACGCCCCACCCGGGCGAGATGTCCCGCCTGGCCGGCGTGTCCACGAAGGCCTTGCAGAAGGAGCGGGTGAAGGTGGCGCGGGACTTCGCGCGCACCCACGGGGTGACGCTCGTGCTCAAGGGCGCGCGCACGCTCGTGGCGCACCCGGACGGCACCGTGGACGTGAACCCCACGGGCAACCCCGGCATGTCCACGGGCGGCACCGGGGACGTGCTCAGTGGCCTGCTCGGCGCGCTGCTGGCCCAGGGCCTCGCGCCGCCCGAGGCCGCCCGGACGGCGGTGTTCGCCCATGGGCTCGCGGGAGACTTGATGATGGCGCGGCGCGGGAAGCTGGGGCTCATCGCCACGGACGTGGTGAAGGGCCTGTGCCAGGTGTGGACCCGGTGGGACCGATGAGCGCGCCCACGCGGACCCGGACGCTGCGCTCGGCGTCCCCGGAGGAAACCCATGCCTGGGGCGTGAAGCTCGGGCGGCTGTTGCGGCCCGGGGACTTCGTGGGCCTGGTGGGGGACCTGGGCGCGGGCAAGACGCACCTGGTGCGCGGCGTGGCCGAGGGCGCCGAGGTGGCCCGCTCGGAAGTGGCCAGCCCCACCTTCGCCATCGTCTACCCCTACCGGGGCCGGATCCCGCTCTTCCACGCGGACCTCTACCGGCTGGAGGACTACGACGAGCTGTACGCCACGGGCTTCCTGGACCTGGTGGGCGGGGAGGGCGCGATGCTGGTGGAGTGGCTGGACAAGATTCCCCGGGCCGCGCCTCGCGAGTACCTGCGCGTGTCCCTGCGCGAGGTGGAGGAGGACGTGCGCGAGCTGCTCGTCGAGGCCTGGGGCGAGCGGCCCGCCGAGCTGCTGGAGGCCTGGCTGCCCGAGAACCGGTGAATGTCCGACACCGAGGCGGGCGGGCACTTTCCGGGGAGAACAGTCCGTCGGGAGGCGGCGCGAGGGGAGGCGCGGGGCGCGTTATCCTCGCGGCCCATGAGCCCTGTCCACGCCCTGAAGTGGTTGTCGCTCATCCCGCTCGCCGGTGCGGTGCTGGGATGTGGCGCCATCGAGCCTCCGCCCCGCATCGTCCCGCACGCGAGCGTCACCTTCGACGTCACCGTGCCGCCCGACACGCCGGGCTCCACCTCCATCACCGTGGTGGGCTCCGAGCCGGCCCTGGGCGGAGGCGCGGTGCCGGGCTTCTACCTGCGCCGGGGCCCGGACGGGCACTACCTGGGCATGGTGCGCCTGCCCGTCGACGCGGAGGTGTCCTACGAGGTGCGCAGCGCGGAGGGCGGCACGCCCGAGGTGTCCCTCCAGGGCGAGCCCATGCCCCGGCGCACCTTCGTGGTGCACGGGGACATGACGGAAGCGGCCAGCGTGGTCCGCTGGGGCGCGCCGGGAAGCGCCCGGGGCCCGTAACGGACTCAGGTGGGAGTGGAGAGTTCCTGCAGCTTCCACTGGTGCAGCACGAGGTTGTTGTCCACGCCGATGATCTCGTCCTCACCCACCTGGTGCCAGTGGTCCTCGCCGGACAGCCGCTCGCTGGCGAGCACGAACTGCTCCAGCCGGGTGCCCGGCTTGGGCGGGCCCATGTCCGCGCGGTGCATGCACCGGCCGGTCTCGGGCGCCGTGTCCGAGAGGAAGAGGGTGCGGTTGCGCCGCGTGGCCACCATCACGTCCCCGTTGGTCACGAGGAAGTTCATGGACGAGCGCTCCTGCCCGGGCATGTCCGTGATGGCCGACACCAGGCTCATGGTCTCCGCCAGCGCCCGGGCCACCTTCTCCACGCACGCCGTGTCCACCAGGCACTGGCCCTGCTCGGACAGCCGCGTGAGGAAGAGGTAGAAGCAGCGCTCGGAGTCCGTGGCGCCCTGGATGAGCGAGCGCAGATCGTCCCGGATGAGCCCCTCCAGGGCGTTCTGGTGCAGCGCGAAGTTCTTGAGCGTGCCGTTGTGCACGAAGCACCACCGGCCATGGGTGAAGGGGTGGGCGTTGCGCCGCTCCACGCTCCCCACCGAGGCCAGGCGGATGTGGGCCACCACCGTGCGGGAGGACACCTGGCTGCTCACCCGCTCGAAGTCCGGATCACAGTGCGCCGGGCCGAGCCCATGGGCCACGGATGGCTGGCTGCCCACCTGGTAGGCGGCGATGCCCCAGCCATCCTTGTGCTCCTTCGACTGGTGGAGAAGAGAGTTCTTCTCCGTCACGAGGGAAGGATGAACAGCAGACGGAATCGATGAGCGGAATCCAAAGAGTCGGCACATAGGCGTGGTTGTTTGATGCTAACGGCCGGCCCGACTGGGAAGTTCCTTCCAGCGCCCCTTGTGCGCTCGAAATCACGCACACAGGGCCTTTTCTTGTTCTACCACCACGTGTCCATCCCGGATCACGATTCGCGCGTGATTGATTCCTAGATGATAGGGAAGGTGGCGGTAATTGGAGCACGAAAAGATGACAAGATTGGCCGGGTCCCCCACGGTGATGCGGCCGTATGTATTCAAACCGAGCGCGAGCGCCGCCCCTCGGGTGGCCGCCCAGTAGGCCTCGGCGGCCGTCAGCCCGTTCTCCAGGCAGGCGAGCCCCAGGGCCAGGGGCAGGTTCTCGCTCATGCCCGAGCCGGGGTTGAGGTTGGTGCCCAGCGCCACGTTGACGCCGGCGTCGCGCAGCTTGCGGCCCGGGGCGTAGGGGCGCACCCGGAGGAAGAGGGTGGAGGTGGGCACCAGCACCGCCGAGACGCCCGCCCGGGCCAGGGCCTCGATGCCCGCGTCGCTCACCTGCTCCAGGTGGTCCGCGGTGGCCGCGCCCACCTCCGCCGCCAGCTCCGCGCCGCCGCCGCTCGTGAGCTGATCCACGTGCAGCCGGGGCTTGAGCCCCCGCTTCTGCGCCGCCGCGAGCACCCGGCGGGCCTCCGAGGGCGTGAAGGCGCCCTGCTCGACGAAGACATCACAGAAGCGCGCCAGGCCCTGCTCCGCCACCGCGGGGATGATCTCCTGCATGCACAGGTCCAGGTAGGGCTCGCGCCACTCGCGGTACTCCTCGGGCACGGCGTGCGCGCACATGAGCGTGGGGATGAGCTCCACGGGCTGCAGCGCCGAGAGCCGCTGCACCACCCGCAGCATCTTCAGCTCGTCCTGGAGCGACAGGCCATAGCCGCTCTTCACCTCGGCGGTCGTCACCCCGTACTCGAGCATCAGCTGCAGCCGGGGCAGGGCGAGCCGGATGAGATCCTCCTCGCTGGCGAAGCGCGTGGCGCGCACCGTGTTGACGATGCCGCCGCCGGCCTGGGCGATCTGCAAGTAGGTGGCGCCCTGACACCGCAGGTCGAACTCCGCCGCGCGCTCGCCGGCGAACACGGCGTGGGTGTGGGGGTCCACGAAGCCCGGGCCCACGAATTGCCCGTGGGCGTCCAGCACGCGCGTGGAGGGGCCGATGGCGCCTGGGGGCAGGGCGCCCTCGGAGCCCACGTACCAGACCTTGCCCCGGCGCACGCCCACGCAGGCGTTGGGCTGGGGCGTGAGGGCGCGCTCCGCGGGCTCCTGGGGCGAGCCCTCCACGGTGAGCACCTCGGACGTGTTGCGGATGAGCAGCTCCAGGGTTTCCATCAGATCACTCGGTGATGCCGGGGATGCGCACGCCGCGGCTGTGGGCCGCCTCGTGGGCCTCGGGATAGCCCGCGTCGGCGTGGCGCAGCACGCCCATGGCGGGATCCGACGTGAGCACGCGCTCGATGCGCCGCGCGGCCTCGGGCGTGCCGTCCGCGACGATCACCTGGCCCGCGTGCAGCGAGTAGCCCATGCCCACGCCGCCGCCATGGTGGAAGGACACCCACGAGGCGCCATTCACCGCGTTCACCAGCGCGTTGAGGATGGGCCAGTCGGCCACCGCGTCCGTGCCGTCCTTCATGGCCTCCGTCTCGCGGTTGGGCGAGGCCACCGAGCCGCAGTCCAGGTGATCGCGGCCGATGACGATGGGCGCCTTGAGCTCGCCCGTGCGCACCATCTCGTTGAAGCGCAGGCCCGCCTTGTGGCGCTCGCCGTAGCCCAGCCAGCAGATGCGCGCGGGCAGGCCCTGGAAGGCCACGCGCTCGCGCGCGAGCGTCAGCCAGCGGCGCAAGGAGGCCTTCTCCGGGAAGAGCTCCAGCACCGCCTCGTCCGTGCGGCGGATGTCCTCGGGGTCTCCCGACAGCGCCACCCAGCGGAACGGCCCCATGCCCTCGCAGAAGAGCGGGCGGATGTAGGCGGGCACGAAGCCCGGGAAGTCGAACGCGCCCTCCAGCCCGGCCAGCTGCGCCTGGGCGCGGATGTTGTTGCCGTAGTCGAACACGTGGCTGCCCGCGCGCGCGAAGTCGAGCATCGCCTGCACCTGCACCGCCATGGACTGGCGCGCCCGCTCCACGTAGCCCTTGGGGTCGCGCTGGCGCAGCTCCGCCGCCGACTCCAGCGTCATGTCCGTGGGGATGTAGCCGTTGAGCGGATCGTGCGCGCTCGTCTGATCCGTGACGAGGTCCGGCTTGATGCCCCGCCGGTACAGCTCGCGGTACACCTGGGCGGCGTTGCCGATGACGGCGATGGAGCGGCCCTGGCGCTTCTCTTGCGCCTCCTTCACGAGCGCCAGCGCCTCGTCCAGGTCCTGGGCGACGACGTCCAGGTAGCGCGTCTCCACGCGGCGCTGGGCGCGCGTGCGATCGATCTCCACGCCGAGGAAGACGGCGTTGTTCATGGTGGCCGCCAGGGGCTGGGCGCCGCCCATGCCGCCGAGGCCTCCGGAGAGCACCAATCGGCCCGCCAGGTCATCCGAGCCGAAGTGGACGCGGCCCGCCTGGGCGAAGGTCTCGAAGGTGCCCTGGAGGATGCCCTGGGTGCCGATGTAGATCCATGACCCGGCGGTCATCTGGCCGTACATCATCAACCCCTTCTTCTCGAGCTCGAAGAAGTGGTCCCAGTTGGCCCAGTTGCCCACCAGGTTGGAGTTGGCGATGAGCACGCGGGGCGCGTCCGGGTGGGTGCGCAGGATGCCCACGGGCTTGCCGGACTGCACGAGCAGCGTCTCGTCATCGGCGAGCCCCTGGAGGCTCTGGACGATGCGATCGAACGACGGCCAGTCGCGTGCGGCCTTGCCGATGCCGCCGTAGACGACGAGATCCTCGGGCCGCTCGGCCACGTCGGGATCCAGGTTGTTCATCAGCATCCGGAGGGCGGCTTCCTGGACCCATCCCTTGCAGGACAGAGCGTTGCCACGCGGGGCACGAATGGTGCGGGACATGGTTGTTCCTCGAAGGTGTTTCGCCCGGAGGAGACTAGCCCATGGGGTGGGGCGATGCCCGTGCCGATCAGGACGGAGCGCGCGGCCCTCGGCGTGATTCCCTGAATTCCTGGGCGAAATCGAGGAACTTCAGGGCCGCGCGCTCGTGGTCTCCGTCGCAGTCGCGCAGGTACTTCACGTGCCAGCCCTCGCCAGGGGCCTCGTGCTTCTCGTCCCGGAGCCAGTCCTGGAACTCCTCCCACTCCGGATCGCTCCGCTGGTTGAACTGGGTGTTGGAGGCCCACCCGGCGATGAACGACACGAGGGATTCCACGGTGTCGAAGTCCGTCACGAACCACAGTCCGCGCTTGTCGCGGATTTGTTGTCGGGCGTAAAGCAGCGCGTCCACAAGCCCCACGGAGCGGCCCCTCCACTCCTCGGGGATGGGTTCTTCCTTGACGATGCGTTTGTCGGTCATGGCTGTTGGATGACCTCGTGCAGGAGTCGACTGCCGGGCGCTACATGGAGGCGACTCAGATAATCGGAGAAGGGTAGTCCTGCGGGTCCCGTGTAGGCATCGATGACTCTGCCCTCGATGTGAATGGCCACGTGGTGACCCGTCGTAGCGAGTTGGTGGGTTCGGCTCACCACCCCTTGTGAGAGTTCATCGAAACCCAGGACTTTTCGATGCCCGACGACCGTGAACCGCACCCATTCCGGACGTTGTCCGAGCCGGGTCAACCCCTCATGAATGAGTCGGGCGACCTTCTCGCACTCGCCGGCCTTGCGGTTGGCGACGGCGAACGCTCCCTGGAACGCCACCAGCCAGTCCGGAACCCGGCCGAGGTCCTTGAGCAGCAGGTATTGGTCGACGACGCAGGCCATGTCCCCCGCGAGGAGGCAGGCCTTGAGCCGCGCCCGGATCGTGTCGTCTCCGGGCGCGGGGGGATGACCCAACGCCGTGGACGGCATCCAACACAAGAGGACTAGCAGGACGAGGGCCCAGGCTCGTCCAAGGTGGGTCGCGGCCCGCATGGCCGCGCAGTCTACACGTGAGGCGGGACGGACAGGCCGCTTCCGTGCTACGCGCCCGCGCCATGAGCCGGATCTACCGTTCGCTTCCTCCCGCTGGTACCCGCATCGGCCTCGCCTTCTCGGGCGGCCTGGACACCCGCGCCGCCGTGGCGTGGATGTCGCGCAAGGGTCTCGACGTGTACGCCTACACCGCCGACCTCGCGCAGCCCGACGAGAAGAACCCCGCCGACATCCCCCCCATCGCGATGGGCCATGGCGCCAAGCAGGCCCGGCTCGTGGACTGCCGCGAGGCCATGGTGCGCGAGGGCCTCGTCGCCATCCAGTGCGGCGCCTTCCACCTGTCCGTGGGCGGCAAGAAGTACTTCAACACCACGCCGCTCGGCCGCGCCGTCACCACCACCGCCATCGTGCGCGCCATGCGCGAGGACGGCGTGCACGTCTTCGGCGATGGCAGCACCCACAAGGGCAACGACATCCAGCGCTTCTACCGCTACGGCATCCTCGTGGACCCGGCGCTGCGCATCTACAAGCCCTGGTTGGATCCCGAGTTCGTCAGCGCCTTCGGGGGCCGCAAGGAGATGAGCGAGTACCTGGCCTCCATCCAGCTGCCCTACCGCATGGGCACCGAGAAGGCCTACTCCACCGACGCCAACGTGCTGGGCGCCACCCACGAGGCGAAGGACCTGGAGCACCTGGACAAGGGCATGAACATCGTGGAGCCCATCATGGGCGTGGCCCACTGGCGCCCCGAGGTGGACGTGCGCGCCGAGCGCATCACCGTGGAGTTCGCCCAGGGCCTGCCGGTGGCCCTCAACGGCAAGCGCTACGACTCCGTGTTCGAGCTGTTCCTCGAGTGCAACCGCATCGGCGGGCGGCACGGTCTGGGCATGAGCGATCAGCTCGAGAACCGCGTCATCGACGCCAAGAGCCGCGGCATCTACGAGGCCCCCGGCATGGCGCTGCTGCACGTCGTCTACGAGCGCCTGCTGTCGGCCATCCACAACGAGAACACCACGGACCTCTACGCCACCCTGGGCCGGCGCCTGGGCCGCCTCCTGTACGAGGGCAAGTGGTTCGATCCCGAGGCGCTGCTGCTCAAGGACTCGCTCACCCGGTGGGTGGCCCCGAGCATCACCGGCAGCGTCACCCTGGAGCTGCGCCGCGGCGATGACTACACGCTGCTGGACACCCAGGCCGAGCACATGTCCTACGATCCGAGCAAGCTCTCCATGGAGAAGGTCGAGAGCGCCTTCAGCCCGGAGGACCGCATCGGCGCCCTGGAGATGCAGAACCTGTCGGTGGGCGACAACCGCGCGCTGCTCCTGCACCACCTGTCCAGCGTGCGCCGGCTGCCCGGCGCCTCCACGCCCGGCATCGCCCAGTTGCTCGAGGATGGCTCCGGCGACGGCTCCGGCGACGGCTCCGAGGAGTAGCCGTCCCGCCGCGGCGCGCCCCGCTCACTCGAGCGCGGGCGCCCGCGCGAAGGCCTCGCGGCCCGACACGACACTCACCGCCACCAAGCCCACCAGGAACAGCACGGGCCCCACGGTGAAGCCGAGCGTGAAGAGACAGAACAGCGTCCACACGAAGCCCAGCCCCACCACGCCCAGCGGCGCGAAGCGCAGCCAGTCCGGCCGGGGCACCTCGGGGTGCAGCGCCATGAGCCCCAGCACCGCGAGCAGCAACAGCTCCAGCGTCACCGCCATGGGCTGATCCCACCCGGCGTTGGAGGGCAGGTCGAAGTCGTAGGTGGCCGGCACGGGCGACTCCTCCACGCGCAGCTCGGAGGGGCCCGCGCGCGGGGCCGCGCGGCTCGCCGCGCGCTGGGTGGGCACCCAGGCGAGGAACAGCGACAACAGGCAGAGCGCCACGCCCGCGAGCGCCACCGGCGTCACCCCTCGCACGAGCTGGCGCGGCTCGAAGAAGCGGTGCCACCCGTGCTCGTTCGCGTACACCTTGCGGTACTGGTCGTACCCCACGAGCCCCGCGCCCGCGAGCCACAGCAGGGGCGTGAAGCCCAGGCTCACCATGCGCAGCGCCAGCGCCGCCACCAGCACCGCGTAGAGCGCGGGGACGGCCGGGTGCAGCAGCTGCTCGGGCACCCAGTCCACCAGCGGATGGCGCAGCCCGGCCTCGCGCCACTCGCGCGCCGCCACGCACCAGCCCCCGGCGATGACCACCACGGACCAGAGCGGCCCCACGCCGGCGAAGAAGGGCAAGAACGACAGGAAGACGGCCAGCGCGAGCACGCCCAGGCCGAGCACCGTGGGGGAGTGGGCCGGCACGTGCGCGAGCCACGCGGGCCCGTCATACGCGGGCGCCGCCGGCAGGCCGGGATCCGTGTGCTCCTCCCGCGCCGGAGGGGCCACGAAGTGGGGGCTCTGCGACTGCTCCTGGGTGTCGTCGTCCGGGAGGGCGTCCTTGGCCGGAACGAAGGGCCGGGAGCGACCCGTGGTGGTGATGGCGGGCCGGGCACCCGTGCGGCGCGCCGTTCCAGGGGGCAGCGCGGGCATCTTCGCGCCACAGTTCTCGCAGTAGCGCAGGGTGTTGTCCCGTGCCACCTCACCGCATTCCTTGCACTCCATGGGCTGCGACCTCCGGACTCACTGCGGCGGACTCACTGCTGGGCGGTGGGGGCTGCCGCGGACAGATCCTTGATCCATCCGGCGAGCGTCTGCGGATCGATGGGACCCACGTGCTTGCCACGGATGGTGCCCTGGGTGTCGATGAAGTACGTCTCGGGCACGCCCGCGACCCCGTAGTCCACGGCCATGCGCGAGCGCGGATCGGACAGCTGCGGGAAGCTCGCGCCGAAGCGCGACAGGAAGGCGCGTGCGTTGTCGTCCGTGTCCTCGAACACCACGCCGAGGAACTGCGCCTGGGTGCCGAACTGCTTGGCGCCCCACTCGAGCACCGGGTGCTCGCTCTGACAGGGGCCGCACCACGACGCCCAGAAATTGACGACCACCGGGCGGCCCTTGAGCTGCTCCAGGCTCACGCGCTGCCCGCTGTCGAGCGACTGCAGGGTGAAGCCGGGGGCCTTCTGGCCCTTGAGCATGAAGGGCACCTCGTGCGGATTGCGCCCGAAGCCCTTGTAGAGCACGCCCACCAGGGCCAGGCACATCACCCCGAAGAGCGCCGTGACACGCCAGTTCATGCCGCCCCCTGGTTCATGCCGGCCCCGGGCTCGGGCGGAGCGCCCACCGCGGGCGTCACGCGCGGCTCGGCCACGGCGCGCGCCTTGCGCGCCGGCCACAGCGCGATGAGCGTGCCGAGCACCAGCAGGGGGATGCTCCACCAGATCCACCCCACCAGCGGGAAGATCCACGCGTTGAAGCTCGCCGTGCGCCGCTCCTCGGAGAAGGCCATGAGCGACAGGTAGAGATCCTCACGGGGCGTGGAGCGCACCGCGGGCGTGCCCACCGGATCCGTCATGGTCTCGTAGTAGTTCATCCGGGGGGACAGCTCACTCACCGAGCCGTCCGGCGCGGTGACGCGCAGATGGGTCGCCACATAGGTGCGGTGCGGCTCGCGCCCGCTGGCCAGCCCCAGGTACTGCACCTGGTAGCCGCCGATCTTCAGCGACTCGCCCTCGCGCACCGTGCCCGAGGTGCGCGTCACGTAGGCGGACGAGGCGCCCACCGCCACCAGGATCATCACGATGCCCAGGTGCACGATGTAGCCGCCGAAGCGCCGCCGCGCCCGGGTGGCGCTGCCCACCAGCGCCGAGACGAAGCCCTCGCGGTGCTCCTGCATGCGCACCTTCACCGGCAGCGCCAGCTCGCGCAGGGTGATGACCGTCACGAAGCCCGCCAGCCCGAACGTGAGCAGCGGGTAGAAGCCCCTGAGGCCCCCCGCCAGACACGCGCCCACCACCGCCACGCCCACGGCCGCCGGAATCCAGAAGCGCTCGCGCACCGTCTTGGGATCCGCGCTGCCCCAGGGAAGCATGGGGCCCACGCCCATGAGGAAGAGCACCATGACGCCGCCGGGCACCGCCATCTTGTTGAAGTACGGCTCGCCCACGCTCACCTTCACGTCGCGCACCGCCTCGGAGATGAGCGGGTAGAGCGTGCCGAGCAGCACCGTGAAGGTGATGGCCACGAACACCAGGTTGTTCACCAGGATGGTCGTCTCGCGCGACAGCAGCGACTTGATCTGACTCTCGGCCACGAGCAGCGGGCCGCGCACGGCCAGGAGCGTGACGGACACGAAGAGCAGCACGGCGATGAAGA includes:
- the tsaE gene encoding tRNA (adenosine(37)-N6)-threonylcarbamoyltransferase complex ATPase subunit type 1 TsaE; amino-acid sequence: MSAPTRTRTLRSASPEETHAWGVKLGRLLRPGDFVGLVGDLGAGKTHLVRGVAEGAEVARSEVASPTFAIVYPYRGRIPLFHADLYRLEDYDELYATGFLDLVGGEGAMLVEWLDKIPRAAPREYLRVSLREVEEDVRELLVEAWGERPAELLEAWLPENR
- a CDS encoding class II glutamine amidotransferase is translated as MCRLFGFRSSIPSAVHPSLVTEKNSLLHQSKEHKDGWGIAAYQVGSQPSVAHGLGPAHCDPDFERVSSQVSSRTVVAHIRLASVGSVERRNAHPFTHGRWCFVHNGTLKNFALHQNALEGLIRDDLRSLIQGATDSERCFYLFLTRLSEQGQCLVDTACVEKVARALAETMSLVSAITDMPGQERSSMNFLVTNGDVMVATRRNRTLFLSDTAPETGRCMHRADMGPPKPGTRLEQFVLASERLSGEDHWHQVGEDEIIGVDNNLVLHQWKLQELSTPT
- the hutI gene encoding imidazolonepropionase, producing METLELLIRNTSEVLTVEGSPQEPAERALTPQPNACVGVRRGKVWYVGSEGALPPGAIGPSTRVLDAHGQFVGPGFVDPHTHAVFAGERAAEFDLRCQGATYLQIAQAGGGIVNTVRATRFASEEDLIRLALPRLQLMLEYGVTTAEVKSGYGLSLQDELKMLRVVQRLSALQPVELIPTLMCAHAVPEEYREWREPYLDLCMQEIIPAVAEQGLARFCDVFVEQGAFTPSEARRVLAAAQKRGLKPRLHVDQLTSGGGAELAAEVGAATADHLEQVSDAGIEALARAGVSAVLVPTSTLFLRVRPYAPGRKLRDAGVNVALGTNLNPGSGMSENLPLALGLACLENGLTAAEAYWAATRGAALALGLNTYGRITVGDPANLVIFSCSNYRHLPYHLGINHARIVIRDGHVVVEQEKALCA
- the hutU gene encoding urocanate hydratase; this translates as MSRTIRAPRGNALSCKGWVQEAALRMLMNNLDPDVAERPEDLVVYGGIGKAARDWPSFDRIVQSLQGLADDETLLVQSGKPVGILRTHPDAPRVLIANSNLVGNWANWDHFFELEKKGLMMYGQMTAGSWIYIGTQGILQGTFETFAQAGRVHFGSDDLAGRLVLSGGLGGMGGAQPLAATMNNAVFLGVEIDRTRAQRRVETRYLDVVAQDLDEALALVKEAQEKRQGRSIAVIGNAAQVYRELYRRGIKPDLVTDQTSAHDPLNGYIPTDMTLESAAELRQRDPKGYVERARQSMAVQVQAMLDFARAGSHVFDYGNNIRAQAQLAGLEGAFDFPGFVPAYIRPLFCEGMGPFRWVALSGDPEDIRRTDEAVLELFPEKASLRRWLTLARERVAFQGLPARICWLGYGERHKAGLRFNEMVRTGELKAPIVIGRDHLDCGSVASPNRETEAMKDGTDAVADWPILNALVNAVNGASWVSFHHGGGVGMGYSLHAGQVIVADGTPEAARRIERVLTSDPAMGVLRHADAGYPEAHEAAHSRGVRIPGITE
- the argG gene encoding argininosuccinate synthase → MSRIYRSLPPAGTRIGLAFSGGLDTRAAVAWMSRKGLDVYAYTADLAQPDEKNPADIPPIAMGHGAKQARLVDCREAMVREGLVAIQCGAFHLSVGGKKYFNTTPLGRAVTTTAIVRAMREDGVHVFGDGSTHKGNDIQRFYRYGILVDPALRIYKPWLDPEFVSAFGGRKEMSEYLASIQLPYRMGTEKAYSTDANVLGATHEAKDLEHLDKGMNIVEPIMGVAHWRPEVDVRAERITVEFAQGLPVALNGKRYDSVFELFLECNRIGGRHGLGMSDQLENRVIDAKSRGIYEAPGMALLHVVYERLLSAIHNENTTDLYATLGRRLGRLLYEGKWFDPEALLLKDSLTRWVAPSITGSVTLELRRGDDYTLLDTQAEHMSYDPSKLSMEKVESAFSPEDRIGALEMQNLSVGDNRALLLHHLSSVRRLPGASTPGIAQLLEDGSGDGSGDGSEE
- a CDS encoding zinc ribbon domain-containing protein; this encodes MECKECGEVARDNTLRYCENCGAKMPALPPGTARRTGARPAITTTGRSRPFVPAKDALPDDDTQEQSQSPHFVAPPAREEHTDPGLPAAPAYDGPAWLAHVPAHSPTVLGLGVLALAVFLSFLPFFAGVGPLWSVVVIAGGWCVAAREWREAGLRHPLVDWVPEQLLHPAVPALYAVLVAALALRMVSLGFTPLLWLAGAGLVGYDQYRKVYANEHGWHRFFEPRQLVRGVTPVALAGVALCLLSLFLAWVPTQRAASRAAPRAGPSELRVEESPVPATYDFDLPSNAGWDQPMAVTLELLLLAVLGLMALHPEVPRPDWLRFAPLGVVGLGFVWTLFCLFTLGFTVGPVLFLVGLVAVSVVSGREAFARAPALE
- a CDS encoding TlpA family protein disulfide reductase — encoded protein: MNWRVTALFGVMCLALVGVLYKGFGRNPHEVPFMLKGQKAPGFTLQSLDSGQRVSLEQLKGRPVVVNFWASWCGPCQSEHPVLEWGAKQFGTQAQFLGVVFEDTDDNARAFLSRFGASFPQLSDPRSRMAVDYGVAGVPETYFIDTQGTIRGKHVGPIDPQTLAGWIKDLSAAAPTAQQ
- a CDS encoding cytochrome c-type biogenesis CcmF C-terminal domain-containing protein, translating into MKSSLGYGLVLAGLAFASFGALVGLVSGMRRNDAAFPWVMRCVVGFFACMLGANGVMEWALLSNDFSVKYVAQVGSIATPTPYKIVSLWSALEGSILFWGFIMGSYVMAFAWVHRREHARYMSLALGTMLAVGVFFAFLIAGPANPFHAMSPVPADGPGPNALLQNHYLMIIHPPMLYLGYVGMTVPFGIAVAALLRGEMGDAWMAPLRRWTLFAWLFLSIGIILGAWWAYAVLGWGGYWAWDPVENASFLPWLTATAFMHSTLVHERKKMLKLWTLSLVLSSFVLTILGTFMTRSGIFNSVHSFTQSDIGPTFLVFIAVLLFVSVTLLAVRGPLLVAESQIKSLLSRETTILVNNLVFVAITFTVLLGTLYPLISEAVRDVKVSVGEPYFNKMAVPGGVMVLFLMGVGPMLPWGSADPKTVRERFWIPAAVGVAVVGACLAGGLRGFYPLLTFGLAGFVTVITLRELALPVKVRMQEHREGFVSALVGSATRARRRFGGYIVHLGIVMILVAVGASSAYVTRTSGTVREGESLKIGGYQVQYLGLASGREPHRTYVATHLRVTAPDGSVSELSPRMNYYETMTDPVGTPAVRSTPREDLYLSLMAFSEERRTASFNAWIFPLVGWIWWSIPLLVLGTLIALWPARKARAVAEPRVTPAVGAPPEPGAGMNQGAA